The Pleuronectes platessa chromosome 13, fPlePla1.1, whole genome shotgun sequence genome includes a window with the following:
- the ss18 gene encoding protein SSXT isoform X1: MSVAFAPHRQRGKGDITPAGIQKLLDENNHLIQCIMDFQSKGKTAECSQYQQMLHRNLVYLATIADSNQNMQSLLPAPPTQNMPMGPGGMNQSGPPSQPPHGHTMPSEGMVSGGPPAPHMQGQMNGQMPGPNHMPMQGPGPNQPPNMPSGSMNMPPSGHGSMGGYNHAVPSSQGIPAQSQMNMTQGQPMANYGPRPNMNMQPNQGPMMHQQPPSQQYNMPPGGGGQHYQGQQNPMGMMGQVNQGNHVMGQRPMPPYRPPQQGPPQQYPGQEDYYGDQYSHAGQGASEGNAQYGQQQEAYQQGPPQQQGYPPQQQYPGQQGYPPQQQAYGPSQSAPGQYPNYPQGQGQQYGAYRPPQPGPPQGQQQRPYGYDQGQYGNYQH; encoded by the exons ATGTCGGTGGCGTTCGCACCTCACAGGCAGCGCGGAAAGGGCGACATTACACCCGCGGGAATTCAAAAG CTACTCGACGAAAACAACCATCTGATCCAGTGTATAATGGACTTCCAGAGTAAAGGCAAAACAGCAGAGTGTTCACA GTATCAACAGATGCTGCACAGAAATCTAGTGTACCTCGCCACGATAGCAGACTCCAATCAAAACATGCAGTCTCTCCTCCCTGCT CCACCCACTCAAAACATGCCCATGGGCCCTGGTGGGATGAACCAAAGTGGACCTCCCTCTCAGCCTCCTCACGGTCACACAATGCCCTCTGAGGGTATGGTCAGCGGTGGCCCTCCAGCCCCACACATGCAGGGCCAGATGAATGGACAGATGCCTG gGCCTAATCACATGCCCATGCAAGGTCCAGGTCCTAACCAGCCCCCAAACATGCCCAGTGGCTCTATGAATATGCCCCCCAGCGGTCATGGCTCGATGGGTGGTTACAATCACGCCGTCCCCTCTTCTCAGGGCATACCAGCTCAGAGCCAAATGAACATGACCCAGGGCCAACCCATGGCAAACTATGGTCCACGGCCAAACATGAACATGCAGCCCAATCAAG GCCCCATGATGCACCAGCAGCCCCCATCCCAGCAGTATAACATGCCTCCTGGTGGTGGCGGACAGCACTACCAAGGACAACAGAACCCTATGGGCATGATGGGTCAAGTCAACCAGGGAAACCATGTCATGGGGCAGAGGCCAATGCCACCCTACAGACCTCCTCAGCAAG gACCCCCTCAGCAGTACCCAGGGCAGGAAGACTACTATGGGGACCAGTACAGTCACGCAGGACAGGGAGCCTCAGAAG GTAATGCCCAGTATGGCCAACAACAGGAAGCATATCAGCAAGGCCCTCCTCAGCAGCAGGGCTACCCTCCTCAGCAGCAGTACCCAGGTCAGCAGGGCTACCCACCACAGCAGCAGGCTTACG GTCCCTCCCAAAGTGCCCCCGGGCAGTATCCCAACTATCCTCAGGGGCAGGGGCAGCAGTATGGGGCCTATCGCCCTCCTCAACCTGGACCCCCCCAGGGCCAGCAGCAGCGCCCTTACGGTTATGACCAA GGCCAGTACGGAAATTACCAGCATTGA
- the ss18 gene encoding protein SSXT isoform X3, with the protein MSVAFAPHRQRGKGDITPAGIQKLLDENNHLIQCIMDFQSKGKTAECSQYQQMLHRNLVYLATIADSNQNMQSLLPAPPTQNMPMGPGGMNQSGPPSQPPHGHTMPSEGMVSGGPPAPHMQGQMNGQMPGPNHMPMQGPGPNQPPNMPSGSMNMPPSGHGSMGGYNHAVPSSQGIPAQSQMNMTQGQPMANYGPRPNMNMQPNQGPMMHQQPPSQQYNMPPGGGGQHYQGQQNPMGMMGQVNQGNHVMGQRPMPPYRPPQQGNAQYGQQQEAYQQGPPQQQGYPPQQQYPGQQGYPPQQQAYGPSQSAPGQYPNYPQGQGQQYGAYRPPQPGPPQGQQQRPYGYDQGQYGNYQH; encoded by the exons ATGTCGGTGGCGTTCGCACCTCACAGGCAGCGCGGAAAGGGCGACATTACACCCGCGGGAATTCAAAAG CTACTCGACGAAAACAACCATCTGATCCAGTGTATAATGGACTTCCAGAGTAAAGGCAAAACAGCAGAGTGTTCACA GTATCAACAGATGCTGCACAGAAATCTAGTGTACCTCGCCACGATAGCAGACTCCAATCAAAACATGCAGTCTCTCCTCCCTGCT CCACCCACTCAAAACATGCCCATGGGCCCTGGTGGGATGAACCAAAGTGGACCTCCCTCTCAGCCTCCTCACGGTCACACAATGCCCTCTGAGGGTATGGTCAGCGGTGGCCCTCCAGCCCCACACATGCAGGGCCAGATGAATGGACAGATGCCTG gGCCTAATCACATGCCCATGCAAGGTCCAGGTCCTAACCAGCCCCCAAACATGCCCAGTGGCTCTATGAATATGCCCCCCAGCGGTCATGGCTCGATGGGTGGTTACAATCACGCCGTCCCCTCTTCTCAGGGCATACCAGCTCAGAGCCAAATGAACATGACCCAGGGCCAACCCATGGCAAACTATGGTCCACGGCCAAACATGAACATGCAGCCCAATCAAG GCCCCATGATGCACCAGCAGCCCCCATCCCAGCAGTATAACATGCCTCCTGGTGGTGGCGGACAGCACTACCAAGGACAACAGAACCCTATGGGCATGATGGGTCAAGTCAACCAGGGAAACCATGTCATGGGGCAGAGGCCAATGCCACCCTACAGACCTCCTCAGCAAG GTAATGCCCAGTATGGCCAACAACAGGAAGCATATCAGCAAGGCCCTCCTCAGCAGCAGGGCTACCCTCCTCAGCAGCAGTACCCAGGTCAGCAGGGCTACCCACCACAGCAGCAGGCTTACG GTCCCTCCCAAAGTGCCCCCGGGCAGTATCCCAACTATCCTCAGGGGCAGGGGCAGCAGTATGGGGCCTATCGCCCTCCTCAACCTGGACCCCCCCAGGGCCAGCAGCAGCGCCCTTACGGTTATGACCAA GGCCAGTACGGAAATTACCAGCATTGA
- the ss18 gene encoding protein SSXT isoform X2, which produces MSVAFAPHRQRGKGDITPAGIQKLLDENNHLIQCIMDFQSKGKTAECSQYQQMLHRNLVYLATIADSNQNMQSLLPAPPTQNMPMGPGGMNQSGPPSQPPHGHTMPSEGMVSGGPPAPHMQGQMNGQMPGPNHMPMQGPGPNQPPNMPSGSMNMPPSGHGSMGGYNHAVPSSQGIPAQSQMNMTQGQPMANYGPRPNMNMQPNQGPMMHQQPPSQQYNMPPGGGGQHYQGQQNPMGMMGQVNQGNHVMGQRPMPPYRPPQQGPPQQYPGQEDYYGDQYSHAGQGASEGNAQYGQQQEAYQQGPPQQQGYPPQQQYPGQQGYPPQQQAYGPSQSAPGQYPNYPQGQGQQYGAYRPPQPGPPQGQQQRPYGYDQGHMRK; this is translated from the exons ATGTCGGTGGCGTTCGCACCTCACAGGCAGCGCGGAAAGGGCGACATTACACCCGCGGGAATTCAAAAG CTACTCGACGAAAACAACCATCTGATCCAGTGTATAATGGACTTCCAGAGTAAAGGCAAAACAGCAGAGTGTTCACA GTATCAACAGATGCTGCACAGAAATCTAGTGTACCTCGCCACGATAGCAGACTCCAATCAAAACATGCAGTCTCTCCTCCCTGCT CCACCCACTCAAAACATGCCCATGGGCCCTGGTGGGATGAACCAAAGTGGACCTCCCTCTCAGCCTCCTCACGGTCACACAATGCCCTCTGAGGGTATGGTCAGCGGTGGCCCTCCAGCCCCACACATGCAGGGCCAGATGAATGGACAGATGCCTG gGCCTAATCACATGCCCATGCAAGGTCCAGGTCCTAACCAGCCCCCAAACATGCCCAGTGGCTCTATGAATATGCCCCCCAGCGGTCATGGCTCGATGGGTGGTTACAATCACGCCGTCCCCTCTTCTCAGGGCATACCAGCTCAGAGCCAAATGAACATGACCCAGGGCCAACCCATGGCAAACTATGGTCCACGGCCAAACATGAACATGCAGCCCAATCAAG GCCCCATGATGCACCAGCAGCCCCCATCCCAGCAGTATAACATGCCTCCTGGTGGTGGCGGACAGCACTACCAAGGACAACAGAACCCTATGGGCATGATGGGTCAAGTCAACCAGGGAAACCATGTCATGGGGCAGAGGCCAATGCCACCCTACAGACCTCCTCAGCAAG gACCCCCTCAGCAGTACCCAGGGCAGGAAGACTACTATGGGGACCAGTACAGTCACGCAGGACAGGGAGCCTCAGAAG GTAATGCCCAGTATGGCCAACAACAGGAAGCATATCAGCAAGGCCCTCCTCAGCAGCAGGGCTACCCTCCTCAGCAGCAGTACCCAGGTCAGCAGGGCTACCCACCACAGCAGCAGGCTTACG GTCCCTCCCAAAGTGCCCCCGGGCAGTATCCCAACTATCCTCAGGGGCAGGGGCAGCAGTATGGGGCCTATCGCCCTCCTCAACCTGGACCCCCCCAGGGCCAGCAGCAGCGCCCTTACGGTTATGACCAA GGGCACATGAGGAAATAA